A single Anatilimnocola floriformis DNA region contains:
- a CDS encoding PAS domain S-box protein, giving the protein MYQQNQPDPDVLRQRAKERWDQTTEGADFASLKLNDAAAAYVRQLLQKQVELEWQVAEEKRVTELLSAALNGVPDTVFVKNLDGVYLLFNEAAAKVAGRSCDEIIGRDDRHLFGVVESEQIIAEDRAILKTFEPFIAEQELGIGGEARTFSTVKSILRDKDGTVQGIVGIARDITAIRQAQNELSESEKRFRTLADNLPDNLYLLDPDDCDIPLKILYANKAAAENDGYVVEQLIGRSPLTQLDTPETAAQAIDRVQRALQGEVVEFQAEHVHRLGYRIPYEVRAVRIPWQSRTLVLGICRNITARLKAEEAQREHEARLAEAQEIGGLGSFEIDLPAWRGHCSPALCKIFGFENDQEFHDYNAFIKKYRHPDDHEPDQLMACATTGDIEQRFLHPSGETRTLHVRRKVIRNAIGIPTKLIGTVQDVTDRRKAEDKLRASEARYRTFVDHVSDAMFLHHADATVLDVNQQACDSLGLSREELIGKTPIEFDPAVTVEQLAALRATLDAGESLVLETQHRRKDGSTFPVEIRGRPFWVDGERFSISLAHDITARKKAEQALRASEQRFRELADAIPQIVFTAGPDGGLTHTNARATQYAGVKFDELTGWSWADVIHPDDLPSTLAGWKEILTTGVARQLEFRIRRADGEYRWHIARQIAGRDAEGNITQWYGTCTDIEDMKQAEHALRSSEERYRKLFDSIPDPMFVYDPRTLRCLTVNDAAVEKYGYARFEFAHLTINDIRLVIDEKADQARHRKKNGDAMDVEITAHELELDGRPVMIALVRDVTDRLQAEADLRRTTELLRVVAEGTPDAVFVKDLVGRYLLFNPAAARFVGKPAAEVLGNDDFALFDREGATIVREGDLQVIESQRVVTTEETLTAAGVTRTYLAMKAPYRDGNGQVVGTIGISRDITERKRAEEAYRKISALHQTIIHTATEGICLCTPRIDEQELEFSVWNEQMTAITGYTRDDINRAGWFQVMFHNAEQRQAAQDRTAKLLLGQTLRNEEWEIVRKDGDRRVISFSTSVVGNDENGQPLIVALAQDITDRRRDAEELARRQAELRHASRLNTVGQMVAALTHEVAQPLAAISNFAASSSALLRPEPSKKSENLEQVRRHIEHIDQQSRRAADIIHRLRDYSRKSATRRVPCDLNALLRTSVEMVSLELRGAEVNLSWDLAADLPFIAGDPIQLQQVIINLLLNARDSLLESGAISRKIALRSRADLGAVIIEVEDNGSGMSDEIAGRLYEPFVTTKPQGMGIGLNICRSILQDHRGVIDYHQVATGGVLFRISLPLTETIPAEAK; this is encoded by the coding sequence ATGTATCAGCAAAATCAACCTGATCCTGACGTCCTGCGGCAACGAGCAAAAGAACGCTGGGACCAAACGACCGAGGGGGCCGACTTTGCCTCACTAAAACTCAATGACGCAGCCGCTGCGTACGTTCGGCAGTTGCTGCAGAAGCAAGTCGAACTCGAATGGCAAGTCGCCGAAGAGAAACGCGTCACCGAGTTACTCTCGGCAGCGCTCAACGGCGTGCCGGACACGGTGTTCGTCAAGAACCTAGACGGCGTGTATTTGCTGTTCAACGAAGCCGCCGCCAAAGTGGCCGGCCGGTCTTGCGATGAGATCATTGGGCGCGACGATCGTCATCTCTTTGGCGTCGTAGAGTCGGAACAAATCATCGCCGAAGATCGCGCAATCTTAAAAACGTTCGAGCCGTTCATCGCCGAGCAAGAACTGGGTATCGGGGGTGAAGCTCGAACGTTTTCCACCGTGAAGTCGATCCTGCGCGATAAAGACGGCACGGTACAAGGAATCGTCGGCATTGCTCGCGACATCACCGCGATCAGACAGGCTCAAAATGAACTGAGTGAAAGCGAAAAACGTTTTCGCACACTGGCCGATAATCTTCCTGACAATCTATATCTGCTCGATCCCGATGATTGCGATATTCCGCTGAAGATTCTCTACGCCAACAAAGCTGCGGCCGAAAATGATGGCTACGTTGTCGAGCAACTCATCGGTCGCTCGCCACTCACTCAACTCGATACGCCGGAAACAGCGGCTCAAGCGATCGATCGCGTGCAGCGAGCGCTGCAGGGAGAAGTCGTCGAGTTTCAAGCCGAGCACGTGCATCGCTTGGGCTACCGCATTCCGTACGAGGTGCGGGCAGTGCGCATTCCCTGGCAAAGTCGCACGCTCGTACTCGGCATTTGTCGCAATATCACCGCGCGGCTCAAAGCCGAAGAGGCTCAGCGTGAACACGAAGCACGCCTGGCCGAAGCGCAAGAGATTGGTGGCTTGGGATCGTTCGAAATCGATCTCCCGGCGTGGCGTGGACATTGTTCGCCAGCGCTCTGCAAAATCTTCGGCTTCGAAAACGATCAAGAATTTCATGACTACAACGCGTTCATCAAAAAATACCGCCATCCCGACGATCACGAGCCCGATCAGTTAATGGCTTGTGCCACAACCGGCGACATCGAGCAACGGTTTTTGCATCCCAGCGGCGAGACTCGCACCCTGCACGTCCGGCGCAAAGTCATTCGCAACGCCATCGGCATTCCCACCAAGCTCATTGGCACCGTGCAAGACGTCACCGATCGTCGCAAGGCTGAGGACAAACTGCGGGCCAGCGAAGCGCGGTATCGAACGTTTGTCGATCACGTTTCCGACGCCATGTTTCTGCACCATGCCGATGCAACGGTGCTCGATGTCAATCAGCAGGCCTGCGATAGCCTGGGGCTCTCGCGCGAGGAATTGATCGGCAAGACTCCGATCGAATTCGATCCGGCAGTGACCGTGGAGCAGCTGGCCGCATTGCGGGCTACCTTGGATGCCGGTGAGTCGCTAGTGCTCGAGACGCAACACCGCCGCAAGGATGGCTCGACGTTTCCCGTCGAGATTCGTGGGCGTCCGTTCTGGGTCGATGGCGAACGTTTTAGCATCTCGTTGGCGCACGACATTACCGCGCGAAAAAAAGCCGAGCAAGCTTTGCGGGCCAGTGAACAGCGATTTCGCGAGTTGGCCGATGCAATTCCGCAGATCGTCTTCACGGCAGGACCCGATGGCGGTCTCACGCATACCAATGCTCGCGCCACGCAATATGCGGGAGTCAAGTTCGACGAGCTCACAGGCTGGTCCTGGGCCGACGTCATTCACCCCGACGATTTGCCCTCGACACTTGCCGGTTGGAAGGAAATTCTGACCACCGGCGTTGCCCGGCAACTGGAGTTTCGCATTCGCCGCGCCGACGGCGAATATCGCTGGCACATCGCGCGACAGATTGCCGGTCGCGATGCCGAGGGAAATATCACGCAGTGGTATGGTACGTGTACGGACATCGAGGACATGAAGCAGGCTGAACATGCGCTGCGGTCGAGTGAAGAGCGCTATCGCAAATTGTTCGACAGCATTCCGGATCCCATGTTCGTTTACGATCCGCGCACGCTCCGCTGCCTCACCGTCAACGATGCTGCCGTGGAAAAGTATGGCTACGCGCGCTTCGAGTTTGCGCATCTGACGATCAACGACATTCGGTTAGTGATCGACGAAAAGGCAGATCAGGCGCGGCATCGCAAGAAAAATGGCGATGCGATGGATGTCGAAATAACGGCGCATGAATTGGAACTGGACGGCCGGCCGGTGATGATCGCGCTGGTGCGCGATGTCACCGATCGCCTGCAAGCAGAGGCCGATCTGCGACGGACCACCGAACTGCTGCGCGTTGTCGCCGAAGGAACTCCCGACGCCGTGTTCGTCAAAGATCTCGTCGGCAGGTATCTGCTGTTCAATCCGGCCGCGGCGCGGTTCGTCGGCAAGCCGGCGGCAGAAGTGCTGGGAAACGACGATTTTGCTCTCTTCGATCGCGAGGGCGCAACAATTGTGCGGGAGGGGGACCTCCAGGTGATCGAATCACAGCGAGTGGTGACCACCGAAGAAACACTCACGGCCGCTGGCGTGACGCGCACCTATCTGGCCATGAAGGCGCCTTATCGTGACGGCAACGGCCAAGTTGTGGGAACGATTGGAATTTCGCGCGACATCACCGAGCGAAAACGAGCGGAAGAAGCGTATCGCAAGATCAGCGCACTCCATCAAACGATCATTCACACGGCGACAGAAGGGATCTGCCTCTGCACGCCGCGGATCGATGAGCAGGAATTGGAGTTTTCGGTTTGGAACGAGCAGATGACGGCCATCACGGGCTATACGCGCGATGACATCAATCGCGCCGGCTGGTTCCAAGTGATGTTTCACAATGCCGAACAGCGCCAGGCGGCGCAGGATCGCACGGCCAAACTGCTGCTCGGCCAGACACTGCGGAACGAAGAGTGGGAAATCGTGCGCAAGGATGGCGATCGGCGGGTCATTTCGTTTTCCACGTCGGTGGTCGGCAACGATGAAAACGGACAACCGCTGATCGTCGCGCTCGCGCAGGATATTACCGATCGGCGTCGCGATGCCGAAGAACTGGCGCGGCGGCAAGCGGAACTCCGGCATGCATCGCGACTCAACACCGTGGGGCAGATGGTCGCGGCGCTGACACACGAAGTGGCACAGCCCTTGGCGGCGATTTCGAACTTCGCGGCTTCGAGCAGCGCGCTCTTGAGGCCGGAACCAAGCAAAAAATCTGAGAATCTTGAACAGGTGCGCCGGCACATCGAGCATATTGATCAACAGAGTCGTCGCGCGGCTGACATTATCCATCGGCTCCGCGATTACAGTCGCAAATCCGCCACGCGGCGCGTGCCGTGCGACCTCAATGCGCTGCTGCGGACCTCTGTAGAAATGGTGTCGCTGGAACTTAGAGGGGCTGAAGTCAACCTTAGCTGGGATCTGGCGGCAGATTTACCCTTCATCGCGGGCGACCCGATTCAACTGCAGCAGGTCATCATCAATCTCCTTCTGAATGCCCGTGATTCCCTACTCGAAAGTGGTGCGATTTCGCGCAAAATAGCCCTGCGCTCGCGAGCAGACCTGGGCGCGGTGATCATTGAAGTCGAAGATAACGGCTCAGGCATGTCAGACGAAATTGCCGGACGCCTGTACGAGCCGTTTGTTACGACGAAGCCGCAGGGTATGGGAATAGGTCTGAATATTTGCCGTTCGATTTTGCAGGACCACCGGGGAGTAATCGATTACCATCAAGTAGCCACTGGTGGAGTACTGTTCCGGATCAGCCTGCCTCTGACCGAAACGATTCCTGCCGAAGCCAAGTGA
- a CDS encoding response regulator transcription factor has product MIYVVDDDAAVLSSLQALFSAHNYQVQCYPSAEQFLREISINRRGCVVTDVAMPGMSGVELVRRLYEGKSPLSIVVVTGVATVPMAVGLMEYGAFTLLEKPYDSQKLLQAVDRGLKISDEQCEQSQREQDIQRRLSQLTEEERNVMDRLLADKPNKSISSELHLSLRTVDRRRQSVLEKLGVGSVPEMALLLGPLRSVEVSRQRTPAQ; this is encoded by the coding sequence ATGATTTACGTTGTCGATGATGATGCTGCAGTGCTCAGCTCACTGCAGGCCCTGTTCAGTGCTCACAACTATCAGGTGCAGTGCTATCCTTCCGCAGAACAGTTCTTGCGGGAGATCTCGATCAATCGCCGCGGCTGCGTCGTTACCGACGTCGCCATGCCTGGCATGAGCGGCGTGGAACTGGTGCGCCGCCTGTACGAAGGTAAGAGCCCGCTCTCGATTGTCGTGGTTACCGGCGTGGCGACCGTGCCGATGGCGGTGGGCCTGATGGAGTACGGCGCGTTCACATTGCTCGAGAAGCCTTACGACTCGCAGAAGTTGCTGCAGGCCGTCGATCGTGGTTTGAAGATCAGCGACGAGCAGTGCGAACAGTCGCAGCGCGAACAAGACATTCAACGGCGACTGAGCCAGTTGACCGAAGAAGAACGCAACGTGATGGATCGCTTGTTGGCCGATAAGCCGAACAAATCCATTTCATCTGAGTTGCACTTGAGCTTGCGCACCGTCGACCGCCGCCGGCAGTCGGTTTTGGAAAAGCTCGGCGTGGGTTCGGTGCCGGAAATGGCGCTGCTGCTCGGACCGCTGCGAAGCGTTGAAGTGAGCCGGCAGCGAACGCCCGCGCAGTAG
- a CDS encoding CHAT domain-containing protein — protein MKCCSYRRLSCILACALVFTAALLAGRTTLAQGMGTRTIPNDSFFMMFGGYYDGDYQSSVRAFRESGRGALASVDGRWVDSCCYHTMVGESLYQMGDLAGALEQHNIACKLFLANRDWMLRAEFPPGVDPENNPRVTITWGAASTRGMKIGKFQERYQVLQGRLDNAAVASQGGVVAPPSLRPVNVIEICRCIALSIRRRGEIMGPTCELDPLTSQLVTELSRLPAAPNHWSQCFVEIQYGLALNAANKPMQAIPALQRGLLAGGVYDHPLSALALIELGKIAFDAEKYDVAYASFLEATYSAAWFDRFDFMEEAFRGAQQTFLISGQQGVFAPAVPAAAWAKQKRLRTMQVTLFTGLAENLAATGDLSGAANTLGLAKSALGRAEAANGTLGSRVNYQAARIALAQGNGRGGGESLIAALNYQKKASHGLFQIALADNMFLNGNVTERLADALYATVLREPRPRDWKLDPLEVMAIQSVPHPLPMEHWFELALARKEPEKALEIADRIRRHRFHATLPLGGRLLALRWVLQAPKELLDDAAVLQKQDLLNRFGPYADLNTQAAAARAALEQLPLVPPDDAGKKQVAELYQKLGTTSSGQEALLNQIALARVAADQPFPPLRTVKEMQSGIKEGSLVLAFFQTSRNLHAFAFTSSQYVYFTLDAPKLRVELVDMLKKLGLHDRNQPVSIEDLQSEAWKTPAASILKKLSNNARPEDWAKYKELIIVPDSFLWYVPFEALPMPGSADGAPLITQLNIRYAPTMSLVGGDKRPAKPLSRTAIIAGKMLPRDDEGLAKGVADQLAGALPGSTVLQETMPAPGGLLGTQFDRLVMLTDMEDGDKLPFGWSPLQLDKGKPGGSLSDWMMLPWGCPEQLVLPTFHTATEYGLKKGGTGEEMFMSICGLMASGGRSILLSRWRVGGRTTGDFVREYAQELPHLQPSAAQRRSITLLRGTSLDPREEVRLRAPATLDEFKPEHPFFWGGYMLVDSSAYQPREKAKAE, from the coding sequence ATGAAATGCTGCAGCTATCGGCGGTTGAGTTGCATTCTGGCCTGCGCGCTCGTGTTCACTGCGGCGCTGCTGGCCGGCCGGACCACGCTGGCCCAAGGGATGGGCACGCGCACGATTCCGAACGATTCGTTCTTCATGATGTTCGGCGGCTACTACGACGGCGACTATCAGTCGAGCGTGCGAGCCTTTCGGGAATCGGGTCGTGGCGCACTCGCCAGCGTCGACGGGCGGTGGGTCGACTCCTGCTGTTATCACACCATGGTCGGCGAGTCGCTGTATCAAATGGGTGATCTCGCCGGCGCTCTCGAGCAACATAACATTGCTTGCAAGTTGTTTCTCGCCAATCGCGATTGGATGCTACGAGCCGAGTTTCCGCCGGGTGTCGATCCCGAAAACAATCCGCGCGTCACCATCACCTGGGGCGCTGCTTCGACGCGCGGCATGAAGATCGGCAAGTTCCAGGAACGATATCAAGTGCTGCAAGGCCGGCTCGACAACGCCGCCGTGGCTTCGCAGGGCGGCGTGGTTGCGCCGCCGTCGTTGCGGCCGGTGAATGTGATTGAGATCTGCCGTTGCATCGCGCTTAGCATTCGCCGTCGTGGCGAAATCATGGGACCGACTTGCGAGCTCGATCCGCTCACTTCGCAACTGGTCACAGAACTCTCGCGCTTGCCCGCTGCGCCGAATCACTGGTCGCAGTGCTTTGTTGAAATTCAATATGGACTCGCGCTCAACGCGGCCAATAAGCCGATGCAAGCGATTCCGGCACTGCAGCGCGGATTGCTGGCCGGCGGTGTGTACGATCATCCCCTCTCTGCCCTGGCCCTGATTGAGCTCGGCAAGATTGCCTTTGATGCGGAGAAGTACGACGTCGCGTATGCCTCGTTCCTCGAGGCGACATATTCCGCGGCCTGGTTCGATCGCTTCGACTTCATGGAGGAAGCTTTCCGCGGCGCCCAGCAGACGTTTTTGATCTCTGGTCAACAAGGAGTTTTCGCGCCAGCCGTTCCTGCCGCAGCGTGGGCAAAACAAAAACGCCTGCGCACGATGCAGGTCACGCTCTTCACCGGGCTCGCCGAAAATCTGGCCGCCACGGGCGATCTCAGCGGCGCTGCGAACACGCTGGGCTTGGCCAAAAGCGCGCTCGGCCGGGCTGAAGCGGCGAACGGCACGCTCGGCAGCCGGGTGAACTACCAAGCCGCTCGGATTGCTCTTGCTCAAGGGAACGGGCGGGGCGGCGGCGAATCGTTGATCGCAGCCCTCAATTATCAGAAGAAGGCCTCGCACGGTTTGTTTCAAATCGCTCTGGCCGACAACATGTTTCTCAATGGCAACGTGACCGAGCGCCTAGCCGATGCGTTGTATGCCACGGTGCTGCGCGAACCGCGACCGCGCGATTGGAAGCTCGATCCGCTCGAAGTCATGGCGATCCAATCGGTGCCCCATCCACTGCCGATGGAGCATTGGTTCGAATTGGCGCTCGCCCGCAAAGAGCCCGAAAAAGCGTTGGAAATTGCCGATCGTATTCGTCGGCATCGGTTTCACGCCACGTTGCCCCTCGGTGGCCGGTTACTCGCGCTGCGGTGGGTGTTGCAAGCGCCCAAAGAACTACTCGATGACGCAGCCGTGCTGCAAAAGCAGGACTTGCTGAACCGCTTCGGCCCTTACGCCGACTTGAACACGCAGGCGGCAGCGGCGCGGGCGGCATTGGAACAACTGCCGTTGGTGCCTCCGGATGATGCGGGAAAAAAACAAGTCGCCGAGCTCTATCAAAAGCTGGGGACCACTAGCAGTGGGCAAGAAGCGTTGCTGAACCAAATTGCGCTCGCGCGAGTCGCCGCCGATCAGCCCTTTCCGCCGCTGCGGACGGTGAAGGAAATGCAAAGCGGCATCAAAGAAGGGAGTCTGGTGCTGGCGTTTTTTCAAACGTCGCGCAATCTGCACGCCTTTGCTTTCACAAGTTCGCAGTATGTGTACTTCACGCTCGATGCACCCAAGCTGCGAGTGGAACTGGTCGACATGCTCAAAAAGCTCGGCTTGCATGACCGTAACCAGCCGGTGTCGATCGAAGACCTGCAGTCGGAAGCTTGGAAAACGCCCGCTGCGTCGATTCTGAAGAAGCTCAGCAACAATGCGCGGCCCGAAGACTGGGCCAAGTACAAAGAGCTGATCATCGTTCCCGACAGCTTCTTGTGGTATGTCCCCTTCGAAGCGTTGCCGATGCCAGGCAGTGCCGATGGTGCCCCGCTCATCACGCAATTGAACATTCGCTATGCGCCGACGATGTCGCTGGTCGGTGGCGACAAACGCCCCGCCAAGCCACTGTCACGGACGGCGATCATCGCCGGAAAAATGCTACCCCGCGATGACGAAGGCCTCGCCAAGGGAGTTGCCGATCAGCTAGCCGGCGCGCTCCCCGGCTCCACAGTACTGCAGGAAACGATGCCCGCGCCGGGCGGATTGCTCGGCACGCAATTCGATCGGCTGGTGATGCTGACCGACATGGAAGACGGCGATAAGCTTCCCTTCGGCTGGTCGCCGTTGCAGCTCGACAAGGGAAAGCCCGGTGGCTCGCTCAGCGATTGGATGATGCTGCCGTGGGGTTGCCCCGAGCAGCTCGTGCTGCCGACGTTTCACACGGCGACGGAGTATGGCCTGAAGAAGGGCGGCACTGGCGAGGAAATGTTCATGTCGATTTGCGGCCTGATGGCTTCGGGCGGGCGCTCGATATTACTGTCGCGTTGGCGCGTAGGTGGCCGAACGACCGGCGACTTTGTGCGCGAATATGCCCAGGAGTTGCCGCACCTGCAGCCTTCGGCTGCGCAGCGCCGCAGCATTACGCTGCTCCGCGGAACTTCGCTCGATCCGCGGGAAGAAGTTCGTCTGCGCGCTCCAGCGACGCTCGATGAATTCAAGCCCGAGCATCCGTTTTTCTGGGGCGGCTACATGCTGGTCGACAGCAGCGCCTATCAGCCGCGCGAAAAGGCCAAGGCCGAATAG
- a CDS encoding efflux RND transporter permease subunit — MLNSIIKLALRYRTITIALALVVTVYGGYELFLLPIDVFPDLNRPRVTVMTECPGLAPEEVESLVTVPLESSLNGATGVQAVRSSSGVGLSIIHVEFAWGTDIFIDRQIVAEKIAVASDRLPGGVSPQLTPISSIMGQVLVIGVTSEGNATNPIEVRTITDWVIRQRLLTVPGVAQVVTMGGGRKQFQVLADPDAMLKYDISLHDIEQAVSGSNDNATGGYLEQSGSELLVRSMGRLRDTRELEQVVVKTSNDRSVLLGQVATIREAAQAKRGEAAVDAKPAVMIIVAKQPGADTRKLTDNVLKAIADLKPSLPQDFRINADVYSQKKFIDLSIYNVVEALVLGGGLVVIVLFLFLLNFRTTFITLTAIPLSIVVTALIFKWFGLSINTMTLGGLAVAIGELVDDAIVDVENIFRRLRENKHAANPKSALVVVYEASSEVRNSIVFSTILVVLVFVPLFALGGMEGRLFTPLGVAYIVSIIASLFVSLTVTPVLSYWLLPQAKFMEHEEDGFLLKFLKEIAGAAIRVSVRHPWPILTVVAIAVGISLVTVTQLGRDFLPPFNEGSVQVNVILPPGTSLTESNRIAHMVDQRIGAVKGVKSWGRRTGRAELDEHAEGVNQSEIIVSFDPNIHRDREEVLAELREELTQVPGVVVAVEQPLQHLISHMLSGVKAQVGIKLYGEDLEVLRRTAKEMEAAMNGIEGVKDLMVEQQVEIPQLQIQLRRDRLAHYGLTSGYVNEFIETALNGRTVSEILLGERKFDLVVRLDEKHRQDINQIERLSLNLPAGGRIQLDQVAFIRKSSGPNTINRENVRRRIIIQCNTAGRDLNSVVTDIQKRLAPIQARLPLGYVVEYGGQFESQQNATRIIGLLGLISLAAMFLALYTLFGSTNLALQVLSALPMAAIGAVAALVLTRQSLTVASMVGFISLSGIASRNGILLIAHYLHLVKHEGEQFTPEMIERAGKERLAPMLMTALTAGIALIPLVLAAGEPGKEILYPVATVIFGGLISSTLLDFFVHPALFWCFGRTEAEQHLRDEHVDELEHV; from the coding sequence ATGCTTAACTCCATCATCAAACTCGCTCTCCGCTATCGAACCATCACCATCGCGCTCGCGCTGGTGGTGACGGTTTACGGCGGGTACGAACTGTTTCTGTTGCCGATCGATGTCTTTCCCGATCTCAATCGTCCGCGCGTGACGGTGATGACCGAATGCCCCGGTCTCGCGCCGGAGGAGGTCGAGTCGCTAGTGACCGTGCCGCTCGAATCGTCGCTCAACGGCGCGACCGGCGTGCAGGCGGTGCGCAGCTCGTCAGGCGTCGGCTTGTCGATCATTCACGTCGAGTTTGCCTGGGGCACCGATATTTTTATCGATCGGCAAATTGTCGCCGAGAAAATTGCGGTCGCTAGCGATCGCTTGCCGGGAGGCGTGTCGCCGCAGCTCACTCCCATTTCATCGATCATGGGGCAAGTGCTGGTGATCGGCGTCACGAGCGAGGGGAACGCGACGAATCCAATCGAAGTTCGCACGATCACCGATTGGGTCATTCGCCAACGACTGTTGACGGTGCCGGGCGTGGCCCAAGTCGTGACGATGGGTGGCGGCCGCAAGCAATTTCAAGTGCTCGCCGATCCCGATGCGATGCTGAAGTACGACATATCGTTGCACGACATCGAGCAAGCAGTTTCCGGTAGCAACGACAACGCGACGGGCGGCTATCTGGAGCAAAGTGGTTCCGAACTCCTCGTCCGCTCGATGGGCCGTTTGCGCGACACGCGCGAGCTGGAACAGGTCGTGGTGAAAACCTCGAACGATCGCTCGGTGCTGCTCGGTCAGGTGGCGACGATTCGAGAAGCAGCCCAAGCCAAGCGGGGTGAAGCCGCCGTCGATGCCAAGCCGGCCGTGATGATCATCGTGGCCAAACAGCCCGGCGCAGACACTCGCAAACTCACCGACAACGTGCTCAAAGCGATTGCCGATTTAAAGCCGTCGCTGCCGCAGGACTTTCGCATCAACGCCGATGTCTATTCGCAGAAAAAATTCATCGATCTGAGCATTTACAACGTCGTCGAAGCCCTCGTGCTCGGCGGTGGCTTGGTGGTGATCGTTCTCTTTCTTTTTCTGCTTAATTTCCGCACCACGTTCATCACCCTCACAGCAATTCCCCTCTCGATTGTCGTCACTGCACTGATCTTCAAGTGGTTTGGTCTGTCGATCAACACCATGACTCTCGGCGGCCTGGCCGTGGCGATTGGAGAATTGGTCGATGACGCAATCGTCGACGTCGAAAACATCTTCCGCCGCCTGCGCGAAAACAAACACGCGGCGAACCCGAAATCGGCGCTCGTGGTTGTTTACGAAGCGAGCAGCGAAGTGCGCAACTCGATCGTTTTCAGCACGATCCTGGTCGTGCTCGTCTTCGTGCCGCTGTTTGCGCTCGGCGGCATGGAAGGCCGCCTCTTCACGCCGCTCGGCGTGGCTTACATCGTGTCGATCATCGCTTCGCTGTTTGTTTCGCTGACGGTCACGCCGGTGCTGTCGTACTGGTTGCTGCCGCAAGCGAAGTTTATGGAGCACGAGGAGGACGGCTTCCTGCTGAAGTTTTTGAAGGAGATCGCCGGCGCGGCGATTCGTGTCAGCGTGCGGCACCCCTGGCCGATTCTCACCGTCGTGGCGATTGCAGTGGGCATCAGCCTGGTCACGGTCACGCAACTCGGCCGCGACTTTTTGCCGCCGTTCAACGAGGGGAGCGTGCAGGTCAATGTGATCCTGCCGCCCGGCACGTCGCTCACCGAATCGAACCGCATCGCCCACATGGTCGATCAACGGATCGGTGCGGTGAAAGGGGTAAAAAGTTGGGGTCGGCGCACGGGCCGCGCGGAACTCGACGAACATGCCGAAGGGGTGAATCAATCGGAAATCATTGTCAGTTTCGATCCGAATATTCATCGCGATCGCGAAGAAGTCCTCGCCGAACTGCGCGAGGAGCTTACACAGGTTCCCGGCGTGGTTGTCGCCGTCGAGCAACCGCTGCAGCACTTGATTTCGCACATGCTCTCGGGCGTGAAGGCGCAAGTCGGCATCAAGCTGTATGGCGAAGACCTCGAAGTTCTCCGCCGCACTGCCAAGGAAATGGAAGCCGCCATGAACGGCATCGAGGGCGTAAAAGATCTGATGGTCGAGCAGCAGGTGGAGATTCCTCAGCTGCAAATCCAACTGCGCCGCGATCGACTTGCGCACTACGGCCTGACCTCGGGCTATGTCAACGAGTTTATCGAGACCGCGCTGAATGGCCGGACGGTTTCGGAGATTCTTTTAGGCGAGCGGAAGTTTGACCTCGTCGTCCGGCTGGATGAAAAACATCGGCAAGACATCAATCAAATCGAGCGACTGTCGCTCAATCTGCCGGCGGGAGGTCGGATTCAGTTGGACCAGGTTGCGTTCATTCGCAAGAGCAGCGGCCCGAACACGATCAATCGCGAAAACGTCCGGCGGCGGATCATCATTCAATGCAACACGGCTGGCCGCGACTTGAACAGCGTGGTGACCGACATTCAAAAACGGCTCGCACCAATTCAAGCCCGATTGCCGCTCGGCTATGTCGTCGAATACGGCGGACAGTTCGAGAGCCAACAAAACGCGACTCGAATCATCGGCCTGCTGGGGCTCATTTCGCTCGCCGCGATGTTCCTCGCGCTCTACACGCTGTTCGGCTCGACGAATCTCGCGTTGCAGGTTCTCTCGGCCTTGCCGATGGCAGCCATCGGCGCGGTCGCGGCGCTGGTGCTCACGCGTCAATCGCTCACCGTGGCCAGCATGGTCGGTTTCATTTCGCTCTCGGGCATTGCCTCGCGCAACGGCATTTTGCTCATTGCGCATTACTTGCACTTGGTGAAGCACGAAGGGGAGCAATTCACGCCCGAGATGATCGAGCGCGCCGGCAAGGAGCGACTAGCGCCGATGCTGATGACCGCGCTGACGGCGGGCATCGCGCTCATTCCGCTCGTGCTGGCCGCCGGTGAACCCGGTAAAGAAATTTTGTATCCCGTCGCGACTGTGATCTTCGGCGGGTTGATTAGTTCGACATTGCTCGACTTTTTCGTGCACCCCGCGCTCTTCTGGTGCTTCGGCCGGACGGAGGCGGAACAGCACTTGCGCGACGAGCATGTCGACGAACTCGAACATGTCTAG